The stretch of DNA TAATTAGCGATGTAATGATGCCAATCATGGATGGTATGAAAATGTGTAATGAAATTAAAACCAACATAAAAACAAGCCATATTCCTGTAATTTTACTTACTGCAAAAACCTCTCAAGAAGCTCAAAAATCAGGTTATCAAATTGGTGCTGATGCCTATATTACAAAACCATTTGATGCTAATATTTTAGAAGTAAGAGTGATTAATTTATTGAAATCTAGAAAAAACTTAATAGATAAATTTAAGAAGGATATTATTTTGCAACCCAAAGAACTCACTGTAACCTCATCAGATGAGATGTTCTTAAAAAAGGCAATAGATATTGTAGAACAAAACTTATCTAATCCAGAATTTTCAATAGTGAATTTTATTGATGAAATGGGAACAAGCCGTTCCGTGTTATACAGAAAATTAAAAGCATTAACAGATCAATCTATTTCAGAGTTTATAAAAACAATTAAACTAAAAAGAGCTGCTCAATTAATAAGCAAATCAGATATGAATATTTCTGAAATTGCTTTCGACTTAGGTTTTAACGACTTAAAACATTTCAGAAAATCGTTTAAAAAAGTTTTTAAAGTACTGCCTTCAGAGTACAGAGAAGAAAACTCAAACTAAATAATCAAAAATATTCTGCATTTACATATAAATCTCTTCTGCTATATAGGGTATAGCTTGATTAATATAAATATGAACAGCTAGCCGCTTCTAAAAGAGCTTTTTCTCCCCCTAATTTAATATAATTAGATTTTAAATTTACATCTTATAACTGAATAGTATAATCAAATCTAAATAACAAATTAATGAAGAATCACTTTAAGCTGTTTTTAACTAAACCGAAAAGTAATAAAATCATGTTTCTTATGATTTTATGCGTAGCATTATGTAGCTTTTCTACTTATGCACAAGTAAAAACCATTACAGGTACAATTACTGATGAAATTGGTATACCACTTCCTGGTGCAAATGTTATAGAAACAGGAACACTAAATGGTATAACTACAGATTTTGATGGAAAATATTCTATACAGATAAATCAAAAGTCCTCTTTAACTTTTAGCTATGTAGGATATAAAACAGTAGTGGTAACAATAACCGATCAAGAGAATATTGATATTAAATTAAATCCAGATTTACAGCAATTAGACGATGTTGTTGTAATAGGTTATGGTTCTGTTCAGAAGAAAGACGTAACAGGATCTGTTGCTACAGTAAAAATGGATAAACTAACAGAAGCACCAGTAGCTAATTTCGATCAAGCCTTAGCTGGTAGAGTGGCTGGAGTACAAGTAAGTGCTGGTGGTGGTGAACCTGGAGCTGGTATGGATATTGTTATTAGAGGAGGTAACACGGTGAATGGTGATAACTCTCCTTTGTATGTCATGGATGGGTTTATTATTGAAAACTTTAATCCTGGTCTTGTAGATCCTTCGGATATTGAAAGCATGACCGTTTTAAAAGACGCCTCAGCAACAGCTATATATGGTGTTCGTGGTGCCAATGGTGTTATTATTATTACGACTAAAAGGGCTAAGGCTGGAAAAACTAAGATTAGTTATGAAACCCGATTAGATATAAAAAACGTTTCAAAAACATTAGATGTATTGGAGCCTTATGAATATATAAAGCTTTCATCGGAAATTAATGAAAATAGTACTACAGCACGGTGGTTTTCTATTTTTGATGAAGATTTAGGGCAAAGTGTTCAAGTTGGTGATCTTGAGGATTATAGAGGAGCAACAGGTAGAGATTGGCAAGATGAAGCTTTTAGAACAGCCTATTCAAAAACTCATAAACTTAACATATCAAGTGGTGGTGAAAAAACAAGACTAAATGCTTCAATAAATGCGGTTGAAGATCAAGGGTCTTTATTAAAATCAGAATATAATAGGCTAAACGGAAGAATAACCGTTAACCACAAAGTTAGCGATAAACTAGATGCTACTGTTGATGTACTTTATACTAACTATACACAAGAGGGGCTTAATACCAAGGGGAACTCATCATATTCCTTTTTGAGGAGCTTAGTAACTTATAGTAATGTTGCAAATAAATTTATAGATTACCCAGAGGGTTTTGACCCATTAGATCAAGTAAGCGAAGATTTTGATGCCTTTAACATTGTGGTTTGGCATCCTATAGTATCTTTAAATAATGAGTATAGAAAACGAGAGAACGATCAGTTTATAGGAAACCTAAGGTTAAAATATAAAATTTCTCCAGCGTTCAGATTCGAAACTAGAGCAAGTTTTAACCGTCAGTTTAGAAATACAGGTATTTTTAATAATAGTCATACCGTTTATGGTCGATTATTAAGTAAAATAGATGGTATAAATGGCTCTTTAGATGAGCAAAAATGGAGAAACTTTGCTTCGGTAAATACTTTAAATTTTAAAAAGAAAATTAATGATCATTCTTTTGACGGATTGCTAGGGGTTACTTTGAATATTAGAAAAACTTCAAGAACACGTTTCAGATCTATAGATATTCCTCAATATCTTGAAAACCTGGGTATCAATTCTTTAGATGGAGGAACTTTAGATAGTTCTGATGATGTTAGCGGTACTGCAGAATCAAGAATATTTTCTGTACTAGGGAGATTTAATTATGGCTATAAAGGGAAGTATTTATTTACAGCATCATTAAGACGTGATGGGTCTTCAAATTTTCCTAAAAAGAATAGGATTGGGTACTTTCCATCAGCAGCTATATCATGGAACGCTCACAAAGAGTCTTTTATTGAAAACCTAAATGTATTTTCTCAATTAAAATTTAAAGCAGGTTATGGTAAAACGGGTAACGATAGAATTCCTAGTACAGCAAGGTTTGAATTTTTAACTGATAGCGATGCTTCATACTTTTTTGGTGGGCAAACTGTTCAAGGACAGAGACCTACAAGTTTTGGTGCCAATCCAAACTTATTTTGGGAGACTACTGAGCAATATAATGTTGGTTTAGATATGGGCTTTTTTAACGATAGGTTATCTTTATTAGTAGAAGTTTATCAGAAAGATACTAATGACCTTCTTATAAATGCTGATACTGCTTTATCTCAAGGATTCCAGTCTGTTTGGACAAACACAGGGCAAGTGAGAAATAAAGGTTTGGAAATTAGTTTGAATACAGTAAATATTTCTAACAAAAATTTTAAATGGACTTCAGATTTTAATATCTCTTTCAATCAAAATACCATTGTGTCTTTACCAGATGGGAAACCCATTTTTGGAAAACCAAATTATTACAGATTGCTAAGTACTAATCAATTTCTTGTTGAAGAAGGTCAAGCATTAGGAAATATGTTTGGGTATATCTCTGATGGCGTATATCAACCAACCGATTTTGAAAATTATGATCCAGATGCATCTACGCATACTTTACTTCCTGGGCAACCAAGTTACAGAAGCCACCAACCTGGAGATGAAAAATATAAAGATTTGAATGGTGATGGAGAAATAACAGGAGCAGACAAGACCATCATAGGTAACGCATTGCCTAAACACTTTGGAGGTTTTGGAAATACTTTTACTTATAAAAATTTCCAACTGAGCACTTTTTTACAATGGTCTTATGGGAATGATGTATTAAATGCAAACCGACTGGTACTTGAAGGCATGATTAATGGAGGTCAAAACCAATTAGCTACTACGCTTAATAGATGGACTCCAGAAAATCAAAATACAGATTTACATAGAGCTGGAGGACAAGGTTTTCAAGACGTATCATCTCGAATTGTAGAAGATGGCTCATATTTACGATTAAAAACCGTTAATTTTTCTTATAACTTTTCTAAAGATGTTTTGGAAAAATTAAAGTTAAACAGTTTAGAACTGTACCTGTCGGGGCAAAACCTAATTACTTGGACTGACTATTCTGGTTTTGACCCAGAAGTGTCGGTAGCAAATTCATTAATTACTCCAGGTATTGATTATTCAGCTTACCCAAAGCATAGAACATTCAGTTTAGGTTTAAATGTTTCATTTTAAAAAAAATAGATTATGAAA from Flavivirga spongiicola encodes:
- a CDS encoding SusC/RagA family TonB-linked outer membrane protein, coding for MKNHFKLFLTKPKSNKIMFLMILCVALCSFSTYAQVKTITGTITDEIGIPLPGANVIETGTLNGITTDFDGKYSIQINQKSSLTFSYVGYKTVVVTITDQENIDIKLNPDLQQLDDVVVIGYGSVQKKDVTGSVATVKMDKLTEAPVANFDQALAGRVAGVQVSAGGGEPGAGMDIVIRGGNTVNGDNSPLYVMDGFIIENFNPGLVDPSDIESMTVLKDASATAIYGVRGANGVIIITTKRAKAGKTKISYETRLDIKNVSKTLDVLEPYEYIKLSSEINENSTTARWFSIFDEDLGQSVQVGDLEDYRGATGRDWQDEAFRTAYSKTHKLNISSGGEKTRLNASINAVEDQGSLLKSEYNRLNGRITVNHKVSDKLDATVDVLYTNYTQEGLNTKGNSSYSFLRSLVTYSNVANKFIDYPEGFDPLDQVSEDFDAFNIVVWHPIVSLNNEYRKRENDQFIGNLRLKYKISPAFRFETRASFNRQFRNTGIFNNSHTVYGRLLSKIDGINGSLDEQKWRNFASVNTLNFKKKINDHSFDGLLGVTLNIRKTSRTRFRSIDIPQYLENLGINSLDGGTLDSSDDVSGTAESRIFSVLGRFNYGYKGKYLFTASLRRDGSSNFPKKNRIGYFPSAAISWNAHKESFIENLNVFSQLKFKAGYGKTGNDRIPSTARFEFLTDSDASYFFGGQTVQGQRPTSFGANPNLFWETTEQYNVGLDMGFFNDRLSLLVEVYQKDTNDLLINADTALSQGFQSVWTNTGQVRNKGLEISLNTVNISNKNFKWTSDFNISFNQNTIVSLPDGKPIFGKPNYYRLLSTNQFLVEEGQALGNMFGYISDGVYQPTDFENYDPDASTHTLLPGQPSYRSHQPGDEKYKDLNGDGEITGADKTIIGNALPKHFGGFGNTFTYKNFQLSTFLQWSYGNDVLNANRLVLEGMINGGQNQLATTLNRWTPENQNTDLHRAGGQGFQDVSSRIVEDGSYLRLKTVNFSYNFSKDVLEKLKLNSLELYLSGQNLITWTDYSGFDPEVSVANSLITPGIDYSAYPKHRTFSLGLNVSF